In Bifidobacterium sp. ESL0775, the following are encoded in one genomic region:
- the rplA gene encoding 50S ribosomal protein L1 gives MANKHSKKYRESAEKVDGSNLYTASEAIALLKSMPERGFDETIEATYRLGVDPRKADQLVRGVVNLPNGTGKTATVLVFARGPKATEAAEAGADLVGDDDMVAKVQGGFLDFDAVVATPDMMGKVGRLGRVLGPRGLMPNPKTGTVTMDVAKAVKDIKGGKIEFRVDKNGNLSFIIGKKSFDQKALEENFQAVANEIKRLRPSTVKGRYISKATLTSTMGPGVPLDLAPLS, from the coding sequence ATGGCTAACAAGCATTCCAAGAAATATCGTGAATCGGCCGAGAAGGTCGACGGCAGCAATCTGTACACCGCTTCCGAAGCTATTGCTCTGCTGAAGAGCATGCCTGAGCGCGGTTTCGATGAGACCATCGAAGCCACCTACCGCTTGGGTGTCGACCCGCGCAAGGCGGACCAGCTGGTCCGTGGCGTGGTCAACCTGCCCAACGGCACCGGCAAGACCGCAACGGTCCTCGTGTTCGCACGTGGTCCGAAGGCCACCGAAGCCGCTGAAGCCGGCGCTGACCTGGTCGGCGACGACGACATGGTCGCCAAGGTGCAGGGCGGCTTCCTCGACTTCGATGCCGTGGTCGCCACTCCCGACATGATGGGCAAGGTCGGCCGTTTGGGCCGCGTGCTCGGCCCCCGTGGCCTCATGCCGAACCCGAAGACCGGCACCGTGACCATGGATGTGGCCAAGGCCGTCAAGGACATCAAGGGTGGCAAGATCGAGTTCCGCGTCGACAAGAACGGCAACCTGTCGTTCATCATCGGCAAGAAGTCCTTCGACCAGAAGGCTCTGGAAGAGAACTTCCAGGCCGTTGCCAACGAGATTAAGCGTCTGCGTCCTTCCACCGTGAAGGGCCGCTACATCTCCAAGGCGACGCTCACCTCGACGATGGGCCCCGGCGTTCCGCTGGATCTCGCCCCGCTTTCCTGA
- the rplK gene encoding 50S ribosomal protein L11 produces MAKKKVTALIKLQIEAGKANPAPPLGPALGSHGVNIMDFCKSYNEATKDKMGQVIPVEITVYEDRSFDYILKTPPAAALLLKAAGIKKGTDNPLTHKVGSVTSAQVREIAETKMADLSARDVEAGMKIIAGTARSMGITVEG; encoded by the coding sequence ATGGCTAAGAAAAAGGTCACTGCGCTGATCAAGCTGCAGATCGAGGCCGGCAAGGCCAATCCTGCCCCGCCGCTCGGTCCTGCCCTCGGTTCGCATGGCGTCAACATCATGGACTTCTGCAAGTCCTACAACGAAGCGACGAAAGACAAGATGGGACAGGTCATCCCTGTCGAAATCACCGTCTATGAGGATCGTTCCTTCGATTACATCCTTAAGACCCCGCCAGCCGCAGCGCTTCTGCTCAAGGCCGCCGGTATCAAGAAGGGCACCGACAACCCGCTGACCCACAAGGTCGGTTCTGTCACTTCGGCTCAGGTCCGTGAGATCGCCGAGACGAAGATGGCCGATCTGTCCGCTCGCGACGTCGAGGCCGGAATGAAGATCATCGCGGGCACCGCCCGTTCGATGGGTATCACGGTCGAAGGCTGA
- a CDS encoding HNH endonuclease family protein yields the protein MINLDSLVTRFLILLLIAGFIGVAVGLVLPKVSRPLAQMTGQYVATGPVAEALATLPVDDHPSTRGYDRDSFGYNTTDDDGDGCTIRDDILKRDMTAIKYKAPSACQVKSGSLREPYTGKTIHFVRGRQTSAAVQIDHVVALENAWQSGANKWDAAQKQEYGNDPYNLLSVDGPANQQKGSASAAYWLPANRQFRCAYVARQVGVKEKYDLTVTTAEKQAISKVLRTCPAQQIPKR from the coding sequence GTGATCAACCTCGACAGTCTGGTGACGCGATTCCTGATTTTGCTGCTGATCGCCGGATTCATCGGCGTCGCCGTCGGGCTCGTGCTGCCGAAAGTGAGCAGACCGCTGGCGCAGATGACCGGCCAATACGTGGCGACGGGGCCGGTGGCGGAAGCGTTGGCGACATTGCCGGTCGACGACCACCCGAGCACGCGCGGTTATGACCGTGATTCTTTCGGTTACAACACCACGGACGACGATGGCGACGGCTGCACCATCCGCGACGACATCCTCAAGCGTGACATGACGGCGATCAAATATAAGGCGCCGAGCGCCTGCCAGGTCAAATCAGGCAGCTTGCGGGAGCCATACACCGGCAAGACCATCCATTTCGTGCGAGGCAGGCAGACGAGCGCCGCAGTGCAGATCGACCATGTGGTGGCGCTCGAAAACGCCTGGCAGTCCGGCGCGAACAAATGGGACGCGGCCCAAAAACAGGAATACGGCAATGATCCCTATAACCTTCTCTCCGTCGATGGCCCCGCGAACCAGCAGAAGGGTTCCGCTTCCGCCGCTTACTGGCTGCCGGCGAACCGCCAATTCCGTTGCGCATACGTCGCCCGTCAGGTCGGAGTCAAAGAGAAGTATGACCTCACGGTGACCACCGCTGAGAAACAGGCCATCTCCAAGGTCCTGCGGACGTGCCCTGCCCAGCAAATTCCCAAGCGCTGA
- a CDS encoding MFS transporter, with amino-acid sequence MSAKSSSKQPLSKVLTKEESYVDGHLSHAAFVSIAVLTFITFIGNFTQLQLSAALPTIVHEFGINVTTGQWLTSVIQLVQGVMVPLTAYLTRRFSTRQIVITSMTIFTLGSVLAWLGPTFSLVLAGRTLEAIGSGVMWPVLQIIVFSVYPMSKRGVAMGTVGVAMSVAPAIGPTFGGWQTDANGWRSIFVSLTIVGALALVLAIFFMHNFSERDKDAKADFFSVCLSVIGFGGLLFGFTNIETYAFFNPIVWLPMTVGLVGIVWFVVRQVKGAKRYKAELHALIAGLEENEHLQKEANQPKSVAELRAAIKRLKADPDSAAKVEEHFKTSKVRGQIEKIRKLQPPLLDLTVLKNKNFRVGTITAAMSFFAFSSITVIIPLFIQNDRGYSATISGLVMLPGALGQCISQFGGGRLLDRFGARPVALIGSITLMTGTIMMSFIGMGVPIWWVSICQFTRQIGMGFVLMPITTWSLNCLAAGSVSAGSAVTNTVRQISGAIGAPVLVILMEEFTKIFQRSLGSGHANAILANVYGIRVSLIVSSFIALGMVLLVTFGVRGQGAGSARDLANRTLRHVRVPRVHLHK; translated from the coding sequence ATATCAGCGAAATCCTCCTCCAAACAGCCGCTGTCAAAAGTCCTCACCAAAGAGGAATCGTACGTCGACGGACATCTGAGCCACGCGGCTTTCGTCTCCATCGCCGTGCTCACCTTCATCACCTTCATCGGCAACTTCACCCAGCTGCAGCTGAGCGCCGCGCTGCCGACCATCGTCCACGAGTTCGGCATCAACGTAACCACCGGCCAGTGGCTCACCTCCGTCATCCAGCTCGTGCAGGGCGTCATGGTGCCGCTGACGGCCTACCTCACCCGCCGCTTCTCCACCCGCCAGATCGTCATCACCTCGATGACCATCTTCACTTTGGGTTCGGTGCTCGCCTGGCTCGGGCCCACATTCAGCCTCGTGCTCGCCGGGCGTACGCTCGAGGCCATCGGCTCCGGAGTGATGTGGCCGGTGCTGCAGATTATCGTCTTCTCCGTCTACCCCATGTCCAAGCGCGGCGTGGCCATGGGCACCGTCGGCGTGGCCATGAGCGTCGCCCCGGCCATCGGCCCGACCTTCGGTGGCTGGCAGACCGACGCCAACGGCTGGCGCTCCATCTTCGTCTCGCTGACCATCGTCGGCGCCCTGGCCCTGGTGCTCGCCATCTTCTTCATGCACAACTTCAGCGAGCGCGACAAGGACGCCAAGGCCGATTTCTTCTCGGTATGCCTCTCCGTCATCGGTTTCGGCGGCCTGCTGTTCGGCTTCACCAACATCGAGACCTACGCGTTCTTCAACCCCATCGTCTGGCTGCCCATGACCGTCGGCCTCGTTGGTATCGTCTGGTTCGTCGTCCGCCAGGTCAAGGGTGCCAAGCGCTACAAGGCCGAGCTGCATGCCCTCATCGCCGGCTTGGAAGAAAACGAGCATCTGCAGAAGGAAGCGAACCAGCCCAAGAGCGTGGCAGAGCTGCGCGCGGCCATCAAGAGGCTCAAGGCCGACCCGGACTCCGCCGCCAAGGTCGAGGAACATTTCAAGACGTCCAAGGTGCGCGGGCAGATCGAGAAGATCCGCAAGCTGCAGCCGCCGCTGCTCGACTTGACGGTGCTCAAGAACAAGAACTTCCGCGTCGGCACCATCACCGCCGCCATGAGCTTCTTCGCTTTCAGCTCCATCACCGTCATCATTCCGCTGTTCATCCAGAACGACCGCGGCTATTCGGCGACGATCTCCGGCCTGGTGATGCTTCCCGGCGCGCTCGGACAATGCATCTCGCAGTTCGGCGGCGGACGGCTTCTGGATAGGTTCGGAGCGCGACCGGTCGCGCTCATCGGCTCCATCACGCTGATGACCGGCACCATCATGATGAGTTTCATCGGCATGGGCGTGCCGATCTGGTGGGTCTCGATCTGCCAGTTCACGCGCCAGATCGGTATGGGCTTCGTGCTGATGCCCATCACGACGTGGTCGCTCAACTGCCTAGCGGCGGGAAGCGTTTCCGCCGGTTCCGCCGTCACCAACACGGTCCGGCAGATCTCCGGCGCCATCGGCGCGCCGGTCCTGGTCATCCTCATGGAAGAGTTCACCAAGATCTTCCAGCGTTCGCTGGGTTCCGGCCACGCCAACGCAATCCTCGCCAACGTCTATGGCATCAGGGTGTCGCTCATCGTCAGCTCGTTCATCGCGCTGGGCATGGTCCTGCTGGTCACCTTCGGCGTGCGCGGCCAAGGCGCCGGCTCCGCCCGCGATCTCGCCAACCGCACCCTGCGCCACGTCCGCGTTCCCCGCGTCCACCTGCACAAGTAA